The DNA region GCTGGTCGTCTCACCCTTTTCTATTAAACTGCCTGTTGAACTGGTAATTCGAAAAGTATATAATAAGAAAGAATTTCAAAGAGAAGAAGGTAATGTAATGATTTATTTCGATAATAGCGCAACTACAGCTATTTATCCTCAGGTTTTGGATACTTATGTAAAAACAAGTCAACGAATCATCGGTAATCCCTCAAGTCTTCATGATTTAGGAACACAGGCAGGTCGCTTACTGGAAAAAGCTCGAGAACAAATTGCAGAGCTGATGCACGTCAAAACAAGTGAAATCTTTTTTACCAGTGGTGGAACAGAAGGCGACAACTGGGTATTAAAAGGAACTGCACTGGAGAAAAAACAGTTCGGACGTCATATCATTATTTCAAATGTGGAACACCCAGCAGTTTCAGAAACGGCCGAACAATTAGCAGAAAATGGCTTTGAACTTTCGATCGCACCAGTAGATGAAAATGGTCGTGTCAAGGTAGATGAGTTGGCAAAACTGATTCGTAAGGACACGATCCTTGTATCTGTTATGGCTGTTAACAATGAAGTTGGTACGATCCAGCCGATTCAGGAAATTAGCGAATGTTTAGAAGCTTATCCAACGATTCATTTTCATGTTGATGCAGTACAGGCGATTGGCAAAGTAAATCAAGAACAATGGTTGACAGATCGAGTTGATTTTGCGACCTTTTCAGCACATAAATTTCATGGTCCCAGAGGTGTCGGTTTTATTTACTGGAAACACGGGCGAAAATTAGAGCCGTTGTTAAATGGTGGCGGTCAAGAAATGAATCACCGCAGTGGAACTGAGAATGTGGCTGGGATTGTTTCAATGGCGAAAGCATTACGTTTATATATGGATAAAAGAAATGAGAAACCAGAACATACAGCAATTATACGTCGTTATCTTCTTGAAGCCTTACAGGAGTATAGCAATGTAGCAATTTTTTCAAAAGATACGACAGCGTTTGCTCCGCATATTTTGTGTTTTGCACTAAAAGGCGTGCGCGGAGAAGTCTTAGTTCATGCATTAGAGGAAAAACAAATCTATACATCGACCACTAGCGCCTGCTCTAGTAGAAAAAAAATTGCCAGCAGTACTTTACACGCAATGAAGGTCCCTGATTCCTTAGCGACTTCCGCGATTCGTGTGAGTTTAGATGAAAGTAATACGATTGCAGAAGCAGAACAGTTTATGATTATCTTTAATCAGTTATATAAGAAGTTTTCGATATTGAATTAGACATTTAAAAATATAAAACACTATGTTATAGTAATTCAAGCAAATATTCAATGTTAGCACTTTGAAAAAAACGAAAAAAATATGCCTTGAAAACGTTGATAAATCAAGCTTTATAAAGAAGGATTGAAGAAAATTGAACTATACAGAAATTATGGTTCGCTACGGCGAACTTTCAACAAAAGGGAAAAATAAAAAGAGCTTTATTTCTCAACTTGCGTACAATGTAAAACGGAATCTAAGTGATTTTCCCGCAGTTAAGATTCATGCTGACCGTGATCGCATGCATTTGTTGCTCAATGGAGAGGACAGCACGCAGATCATTCCGAAATTAGAAAAAATCTTTGGCATTCAAAATTTTTCTCCTAGTATTCAAGTAGAAAAAGAAATGCCTGTCATTCGCGAAATGGTGCAAACAATCATCAAAACAATCTATCAGCCAGGTCAAACTTTTAAAATCACGTCCAAACGTTCTGATCATAATTTTGAATTGGATTCTAATGAGTTGAATCGTGAGTTGGGTGGTGCAGTCTTTGAAGTTTGTCCAGAAATCACTGTTCAAATGAAAAAGCCCGATATTGAAATTCGAGTTGAAATACGAAACGAAGGTGCATACCTTTCTTATGAAACGATCAAAGGTGCTGGCGGCTTACCTGTTGGAACGGGAGGTCGTGGTATGTTGATGCTTTCCGGTGGAATCGATTCACCTGTAGCTGGATATTTAGCTATGAAACGTGGCGTGGAAGTAGAAGCAGTCCATTTTGCCAGTCCACCATATACTAGCGAACAAGCATTACAAAAAGCCAAAGATTTAGCGGCAAAAATCGCACCTTATGGCGGCAGTATGCAATTTATAGAAGTCCCATTTACGGAAATTCAAGAAGAAATCAAACGAGTTGTTCCAGAAGGCTATTTGATGACTGTTACTCGTCGCATGATGTTACGTTTGACAGATGCTATACGTGAAGAAAGAAAAGGACTAGTGATCATCAATGGTGAATCTTTAGGTCAGGTTGCTTCTCAAACGTTGCAAAGTATGGTGGCAATCAATGAAGTAACAAATACACCGATCATTCGTCCTGTTGTCTCGATGGATAAAGGTGAAATCATTGAAATTGCTGAGAAAATCGATACCTTTGAACTTGCGATCCAGCCGTTTGAAGATTGCTGTACGATTTTTGCTCCGCCGCAACCAAAAACGAGACCAAGACTGGATAAGGCACAAGCGTATGAAGCACGTCTAGATGTAGAAGGCTTGATGAAACGTGCTATGGCTGGTCTAAAAGTTAGTGAAATAACTGAAACGAGTGAACAATCAGAAGAATTTGCTGATTTACTATAAAAGTTGAAAGAATAGACTTGATAACGCTATCGAGTCTGTTCTTTTTATTTATTAGGTTTTTCTCATACCTGCTCTCTTTTTCACAAACAAGTTGCCTCATCTCAAGAAGCATGCTAAACTAGTTATGTGAAATGAGTAACAAGGAGAGCTGGAAATGAAAGAATTACATAAAGAAAAAAAGATGCCAAAAGCAACTGCGAAACGACTGCCTCTATATTTACGCTATTTAAAAATGTTGGGAGATTCTGGTGTCACAAGAATCAAATCAAAAGAATTCAGCGACGTGATTCAAGTGCCTCCGGCTACGATTCGTCGTGATTTTTCTCACTTAGGAGAATTAGGTCGCAGCGGTTATGGCTATGATGTACCATATTTAATTGATGTATTCAGCCATATTTTGAATACGCAAGAAGAAAAGAGAATTGCGTTGATCGGTTGCGGCAATCTAGGAAAAGCATTAGTGAAAAATAATTTTCGCCGTAACGAAAACCTGAATATCGTTTGCGCTTTTGATTCGTCAGAAGCAATCGTTGGTTTGTCGATCGATGATATTGTGATCCAGCCGATGGAAAAATTGAAGGAAGAAGTTGAAAAAACAGGTGTGACTGTTGCGATTTCAACAGTTCCAAGTCAATATGCGCAAGAGGCCATCGACAAGATTGTTGATGCAGGAATCACTGCTATTTTGAATTTTGCGCCAGACCGCGTGACTGTACCGAACAATGTGAATGTCCAATATATTGATTTGACGACAGAATTACAGACGTTGATTTACTTTGACGAGACCTTTACTGGTAACAGAGCTTAAGAAGCAAGAACATTGTTATCTAGGTGAGCATCTACTATACTTGATATAGATGTGGATGGTTGAAAGGATTTTAGTGGTAATAAAATGTCTTGCGCTTTTGCTGGGAAACACAGTGAATAATTTGAATGGATGTTGAAAGTACAAGACTTTCGCAAGAAAGTGTTGCTCATTTGTATTATCCAGCTGTACAGGCTAGCTCCTCGGAAAAAAGATAAATAATGTGTGAGGCAAAAAGCACCTCAGTTATATTTTCCTATTTTTCAGTCGAGATTGAGCGGCTCATTCCGCTTTTGCTGAGAAACACAGTGAATAAAATGAACTGATGTTGAACAGTACAAGACTTTCGAAAGAAAGTGTTGATCATTTGTCATATCCAACTGCACAAATCAATCCTTGGGAAAATAGATAAATTGCCAGTGAGACAAAAAGCGTCTCAAAGTCAATTTCCTAATTTTCTACAGGATTATGCGATTTGTTCCGCTTTTAATGCTATCCAGCTGCATGAGCCAGTCTCGCGAGAAAAAGATAAAACCTGAATGAGGTAAAGAGCGCCTCAGTCATGTTTTCCTATTTTCTAGTCGAGACTAAACGGGCTCATTCCGCTTTTAAATTAAGGAGGAGAAGTTAATGTTCGTAACTAAAAAAGGTGAGCAAGTTGAAATCATTGGTGAACAGCCTAAGGTAGGTATGAAAGCACCAGCATTTTCGTTGCCAAATCTTGATGATGAAATCGTGAGTCTTAAGGATATTGCTGGTAAAACAGTGTTGATCAGCGTGGTTCCGGATATCGATACGCGCGTTTGTTCTTTACAGACAAAACGATTTAATCAAGAAGCTGCTAAAGTGGAAGAGGTTGTATTTATAACAATTTCCAATAATACTAAAGAAGAACAAGCTAATTGGTGTGCTGCTGAGGGTGTAGATATGGAGTTGCTTCACGATACAAAAGGAACATTTGGTGAAGCTTACGGTCTATTTATCCCAGCAATGGGTCGATTGGCTCGAGCTATTTTTGTCATCGATCAAGAAGGGACACTTGTCTACGAAGCTGTCTCAACTGAAATTGCTGAAGAGCCGGATTATGATTTGGCCTTAGAAAAAGCAAAAGCTGCTCGATGATTTTTTTGAAATTGACTTCTGTTCACCTTCAATGGTAGAATGTAGCAAAGACGTTGAACAAGAGGAGTATTACTGGCATCGTTTTAGAGAGAAGATCGATTGGTGGGAGATTTTCACATAACCAGTAAGAAGGTAGCTTGGGAGTCGATGATTTGAATTTAGTAGAATGATTCGAGTCGTGATCGTTACCTCACGAATGAAGTGGTGTTTGTAGTTGCAGACACAATTTAGGTGGTACCACGTATAAAAAGATTATGCGCCCTAGAATACGCAAGTATTTTAGGGCTTATTTTTATGTGTTTCATTGAATCAATACTCACTAAAATAGTCGATAAAAAACAGGAAGAAGGAATTTGTATGACAGAAGAAAAAAATCTACCAACC from Enterococcus sp. 9D6_DIV0238 includes:
- the tpx gene encoding thiol peroxidase: MFVTKKGEQVEIIGEQPKVGMKAPAFSLPNLDDEIVSLKDIAGKTVLISVVPDIDTRVCSLQTKRFNQEAAKVEEVVFITISNNTKEEQANWCAAEGVDMELLHDTKGTFGEAYGLFIPAMGRLARAIFVIDQEGTLVYEAVSTEIAEEPDYDLALEKAKAAR
- a CDS encoding cysteine desulfurase family protein, producing MIYFDNSATTAIYPQVLDTYVKTSQRIIGNPSSLHDLGTQAGRLLEKAREQIAELMHVKTSEIFFTSGGTEGDNWVLKGTALEKKQFGRHIIISNVEHPAVSETAEQLAENGFELSIAPVDENGRVKVDELAKLIRKDTILVSVMAVNNEVGTIQPIQEISECLEAYPTIHFHVDAVQAIGKVNQEQWLTDRVDFATFSAHKFHGPRGVGFIYWKHGRKLEPLLNGGGQEMNHRSGTENVAGIVSMAKALRLYMDKRNEKPEHTAIIRRYLLEALQEYSNVAIFSKDTTAFAPHILCFALKGVRGEVLVHALEEKQIYTSTTSACSSRKKIASSTLHAMKVPDSLATSAIRVSLDESNTIAEAEQFMIIFNQLYKKFSILN
- a CDS encoding redox-sensing transcriptional repressor Rex, translating into MKELHKEKKMPKATAKRLPLYLRYLKMLGDSGVTRIKSKEFSDVIQVPPATIRRDFSHLGELGRSGYGYDVPYLIDVFSHILNTQEEKRIALIGCGNLGKALVKNNFRRNENLNIVCAFDSSEAIVGLSIDDIVIQPMEKLKEEVEKTGVTVAISTVPSQYAQEAIDKIVDAGITAILNFAPDRVTVPNNVNVQYIDLTTELQTLIYFDETFTGNRA
- the thiI gene encoding tRNA uracil 4-sulfurtransferase ThiI, with translation MNYTEIMVRYGELSTKGKNKKSFISQLAYNVKRNLSDFPAVKIHADRDRMHLLLNGEDSTQIIPKLEKIFGIQNFSPSIQVEKEMPVIREMVQTIIKTIYQPGQTFKITSKRSDHNFELDSNELNRELGGAVFEVCPEITVQMKKPDIEIRVEIRNEGAYLSYETIKGAGGLPVGTGGRGMLMLSGGIDSPVAGYLAMKRGVEVEAVHFASPPYTSEQALQKAKDLAAKIAPYGGSMQFIEVPFTEIQEEIKRVVPEGYLMTVTRRMMLRLTDAIREERKGLVIINGESLGQVASQTLQSMVAINEVTNTPIIRPVVSMDKGEIIEIAEKIDTFELAIQPFEDCCTIFAPPQPKTRPRLDKAQAYEARLDVEGLMKRAMAGLKVSEITETSEQSEEFADLL